A single region of the Silene latifolia isolate original U9 population chromosome 8, ASM4854445v1, whole genome shotgun sequence genome encodes:
- the LOC141594971 gene encoding uncharacterized protein LOC141594971 — protein sequence MENLRRRLEELGGKWADELPLVLWPDRTTPKTATDQTPFSLVFATEAVIPSEVLVPTHRSGCMIGELNSAEIIRSLDMVDELRASAKIHLAAFEKSVAKSYNKNLPGSMVALEPHEIASAGLSTVNTG from the exons ATGGAAAATTTGAGGAGGAGGTTGgaagagttaggaggaaagtgggcagatgagttgCCACTAGTACTGTGGCCAGACCGAACCACACCAAAGACGGCGACAgaccaaacacccttcagcctggtgtttgcaACAGAGGCAGTGATTCCATCAGAGGTTCTAGTTCCAACTCACAGGTCTGGATGCATGATAGGGGAACTGAACAGTGCAGAGATAATCAGGAGTCTAGACATGGTAGACGAGCTTCGAGCAAGCGCGAAGATACATCTGGCTGCCTTCGAAAAGTCAGTTgccaaaagctacaacaagaac CTTCCTGGGTCCATGGTTGCTCTGGAACCCCATGAGATAgcgtcag CGGGACTGTCAACTGTGAACAcagggtga